aaaaattttatatattttactttattttattttttttacaaaattgaaGAATTAATTACCATAATCTGACAGGGGCACCAGACTAAAAAATTACTAGGGAGTcattatcttaaaatgtaatatttaaaaactaaatgactTTTTAACATATTACAGAATTGATTGATTGAACTTACTTCAGAGATTTCAGACTGCACTCCGTGTCCTGTAGTCCAGCAGTTCTATGATGCAAATGAAAGTGAATTTCTTCGTTTCCATGTTTATGCTGATTATGGGATCCACATGTTGATGCTAAACCTTTGTTGTGCATCTTTCTTTCTATGTCCTTTATTCTGATATGagaaacaatttattaaaatgtgtgtgcaCAAAGGTCTGTCTACATGAGACTTAGTgataatcagtcttacttttcagattcaaattagaccagtttatgtttgtatgtaccTAATTAAGTGATGACCAGTCTAGAAGAAAAAATACATGGCTTGATTGAAAGACTAGTCTAAGAATTTAATGCAACCAAGTACAAAGAACTTACTTCAGAGATTTCAGGCTGCAATCTTTGTCCTGTAGTCCAGCAGTTCTGTGATGGAAATGTAATTGACTTTCTTCATTCCCATGTTTATGCTGGCTATGTGAGTGCATCTTTCTTTCCATTTCCCTTTTTCTAATaagaaaaacaatttattaaagtACAATACAATATGTAAAGTAATACATTTCTAGTATTTACCTTAAAAATTCTGCTCCGCTGGGCGATCTATTAACCCCGACACAGAGTATTTCTACTCCTGAGTCCTGCAGGTTGTTGTtgctcaggtccagctctctcacaTTGGATAGTGATGTAAGAACCGTAGTCAGCAATGCACAGCCTTTATATGTGAGATTACAGTCATTCAACCTGACAAAATAAGAAGcgtgtaatataaatattttgagcaTGCTTTCATTTAATAAGATTTCAAAAAGTACTCACCGGGCCTTTGTGAATAACTTGATAACAGTATGCAGCCATTCTAAGATGTCATCTGATCTGCCATATTTCTGAAGTTCAAACTCTTCAGACCTCTGATCAGATGTCATTAATTTATACACCAAAGCTCGCCAGAGAGCTGGggacatgttttgtttttcacagctTTGGGATTCATCAGTCAGAGAATGGTCATTAAGTTCATTTAAACAGTGAAACAGAAGGACGCAATCATTTGGGCACAACTGTTCTTTTAATTCTTGTTTGAGATACTCAATAGTTTTCTCTCTTTCCAGGGAGCTGTCTGTCTTTGTCACCAAAAGCCCTTCTAGAAGACTGTGATTTGATTCCAGTGAAAGTCCCATGAGAAAGCGAAGGAAAAGATCAAGATGTCCATTCCTACTCCCAAAGGCTTTTTTGACCGCACACTTGTGTAAACTCAACATTGTCACCGGCGATCCAGATTCATGTGCTTCAAGCACGTTTATTCTGCTGTTGTGGAAGGAGAGATGCacatatagagctgctagatgttcctgaacgctcagatgaacaaagcagaagacttttCCCTGATACAAGccaaactcctctctgaagatctgagagcacaatcctgagtacactgatgcttctgtcacatcaatgccacactctctcaggtcttcctcatagaagatcaggttgCCTCTATCCAGCTGCTCATATGCCAGTTTCCCCAGTTTGAGAATCATCTCTTTATCTTTGCTCTTCTTCTCATTGTACTTTGTGTCTTTGATGTTAATCTGTGccatcaggaagtgtgtgtacatctgagtgagagtcttgggaatctctccactctctgctcgactcaacatcttctccagaacagcggctgagatccagcagaaaacacacactgggatgtggcacatgatgaagaggctccttgatgacttcaggtgtgagatgatcctatcggccagactctgatcactgattttcctgaagtattcctccttctgtggatcattgaagcctcgtacctctgtcactcgatggacacactcagaggggacgagatcagctgctgctggtctggaggtgatccagatcagagcagagggaagcagattccccacaatgaGGTTCGTCAGCAGCACGTCCACTGATGTCTCTTTGGTCACATCCTGTAGAGTCTCATTGCTTTGAAAGTTTAAGGGAAGACGGCACtcgtccagaccatcaaagatgaaaacAACAGAGGAGTTTTGaatcaaatgtaaatttgtcTCTCTCATCAAGAAGGTTTGAAGAAGACTGACTAGACTGAACTTTTTGTCCTTTATCAGATTGAtctctctgaaaggaagtggaaataagagctggacgtcctgattctctttcccttcagcccagtccaggatgaacttctgcacagagactgtttttccaataccagcgactccctttgtcagcacagttctgatgggtttgtcttgtccaggtaaagcTCTAAAGATGTCACTGCATTTGATTGGTATTGTTGCTCCTGCTGCAGTAAAGGTTTTTTCTATCCTAGTAAACTCATGTTTATTACTGATCCCTCCAGCTTCTTCTTCTATGATGTAGAGCTCAGTGTAGATCTGGTTCAAGAGTGTTGGGTTTCCCTGCTTTTCCAATCCTTCAAAAATGTACTGATGTTTCCTTTTAATGTAAGATTTTAATCTTTGTTGGATCTCTCGATCATGTATTTGCAGCTCATGCctagaaaagaaaagcaaataataaaaccaaaagaCTTTGTCATtgttagaaaacatttatttcttttcaaataatGAAGGCTGTGTCTTCTTAATTCTGTCTCGGTGGgatttgttacaatatttatttaaaggtaCATTGACAATTAAAATGGTGAAGGATCTCATCCACaagatatttttagaaaaataaccCAAATTTAAGTCTGttgctttaaagatttttttccagatgccctGCTGTCTATTGCTGAAACCCTGTATCTGGTGAGAGTTAACTGCAAATCATCTGTACTCATCCTTTTTGACTGTATTTGCCATGGCGAGTCACCAGATCCCTCAGATTTTGGAAGCACAAACTGAAATCAAAGCTAACAGTTGAACTGTTGTGCTATAAAACCATACCTCTGGTGTGGTAGATTTTTTTCATCTCTCATATGAATTGTGATTTGTGTTGAACTGTAATCAGGTGAATGTGATTTCAACAGtgaactgaaaaacaacaacattaactctcagatttatttattgaagttttCATCTCTTTTACTTAGAtgcatgtcataaaaaaaaatcaattataaactCAGGTGAAGATTATTTGTAGTTTTGAAATACGTCTTTGACATGAAGTGAAGTAGTGCTTTGAGATTCATAGAATCTGTTTTAGTGTGTAAGGAACTGAGGAAAATGTGAATTTATCACTATATGGCTACAATTATCACAGCTATGCCACATGCAAACAAAAAGATACAGAGATTTACCTTTGATGAGATACAGATTGTCCATCTTTTAACTGAATTGGCATTTTCATCGACTTATCACTTTTTAGGGACAAAACACTGGAATCAGGTGAATGTGATCTTTCCTCAGAACTGAAAAAAACCTTAATCAGTCTCAcatagtttaaaaataattattttctaggAATCTCAATGTCATAaagatttataaagaaaaatcatttgcaagcaaatttcttgttttgtttatctCCCAATAACACAAAAACCATAGGTAATGCATGCATTATCACATAAAACAGAGATTTACCTTTGATCAGATACAGAATCTCCATCTTTTAACTGAATTGGCATTTTCATCGACTTGTCACTTTTCAGGGACAAAACACTGGGATCAGGTGAATGTGATCTTTcctcaaaactaaaaaaaacaatgaagattTATTAAGAAAAATCATTTGCAAGcaaatttcttgttttgtttatctCCCAATAACACAAAAACCATAGGTAATGCATGCATTATCACATAAAATAGAGATTTACCTTTGATCAGATACAGAATCTCCATCTTTTAACTGAATTGGCATTTTCATCGACTTGTCGCTTTTCAGGGACCAAACACTGGGATCAGGTGAATGTGATCTCTCCAGagcactgcaaataaataaataaaaccttatcCATCTCATCATTGGATAACGATGATTATGTTCTTGCAAGTAAAAGCTGATGACACCAAGATTTGTTGAGGACAATCCTTTACAGGACAGAAATACTTTACAATACTAAATTTGAGTTTTTTAGCCTCACAAAATGGCACAAACGTCAAAGCTATGCaacaataaaactaacaaaatagtTACATTTACCTTTGATCAAACAAACATTCTCCATCTTTTAACTGAATAGGCATTTTCATCGACTTGTCACTTTTCATGGACAAAACACTGGGTACAGGTGAATCTGATTTCTCCTCAGGGCTGAAAAAGCAACATAATCAAAGATTATGTTCTAGTTAATATAACAGTGGGTTTCATTCATCTTGCTACAACATTATCTGGATTCACCTTTGGTTAAACAGCGAATCTTCAGCTTTTAACTGAATAGGCATTTTCATTAATTTGTCACTCTTCATGGATAAAACACTGAGGACAGGTGAATGTGGTCTCTCCTGCTGAACTCTGCCAGATACAACACAATCCATCTTCATAGTTCAAAGCAATTCAGAATCTCTTTCACTCAGATTATATTAAGGGGGTCAGTAGCTTttgtaacaaagtatttttttttaatgtaattagaTATACTAGGTTATAAGCGCGACAATTTAAACTCTAAACTTAAACTGAGttggttttaattaaattagcTTCAATCTTTACAATTCTGATACATGTACAAATACAACATTTCGCTTACCTTTTCTCTCCATTGCAAGTGTTGTCATAATCAGCATCTTTTTCAGCATTCATGGTGCTTGTTTTTGCGTAACTTCTGAACAAATGTATTCTGAATTCTGTGTCTGTTGTAATGAAAAGCTAAAGAGCAGggaaggagaaagaaaaacaaagcaaacagttAAAGCTGAAGCTGGTTTGACTGGTTCTTGGTAAAGTACCTTGTTTAGGTATATATAGTTCACATACTTTCACATATAAGGGTTTGACTGTTTAGCAGTGTCTGACTGAATGTAAATACACAAATTTAGTGATAATAAATTAAGACAATACATTGTAGTGGAAAGCATGGTgtgcatattttgtgttttttgtaacacTTAAACTTCCAGTTACATTCTGCAAATAATATAACTGAAAAGCTTCAGATTTGAAAGTGTCATGTGTATTTTAGTCCTTACtgtttaattcaaaattatttatctTCCCTAATGTAATCTATATTCTACTCTGTCTGTGGATTTGttcttataaatgttttttttaacagtatttttttaaatactgtaaagtCTGATTGAGAACATTAAAGcatcatgtacagtacatgtggAGACTGCAACATTAAGTgagtttttgtatttgatttatttgttaaatgttttaagcAGCATTCTGTTATGTTGAAAAATGATGTATTGTTACTGTCTTAAACATAATGGCTCATAAAAATGATGACATAAACAAAGCAGTTTCTTCATTAAATATAGTGAAGcagaaatgttacataaaatttataaaaaacacatgGCTAATTTGATTAAGAAAGCCACACATTTTTATGGTCTGTAATCAGATCTGACATTCAAGCTTCtaacacattttttgtttatgtatcaCCTTTATGCACATGACTGTTGTATATCTCTCCAGTCTAGTTTTATAGATTACAgatgctgtttttactgttttttggtcaATAATTTTCCGCATATCTGACTATGATCCTGCTTTGAATTATAAACAGCAGTCGGGGCTCATACACCTACAGTGAGTTTATTGTGCTGTATTTATGAGATGTTCACATTCATCAGCCTGCATGATGACAGAAGCATGAGATCATCTCAGTGATGTAATTATTCTCTCAGATTTACACAGCATGCTAATGCAAATAAGCTTCTAGTAAAGGTGTGTCATGAATATGCAGATGAATATCCGGAAAGAGTGATTGAttattttatgggttttttttttttttgtatgcggGTCTATAAGATCCAAATTGGACTACGTTCAGATTATATTTGcccaataaatatttaaatacatatgctatatgtatttttattatttaattacagcaatttacagtaatttattagtattttaatttaaaaaaattacagctataaattgtataaaatgtaggctatattttAAAGTGAACATCAGTGGGCTCAAATTATAACTTCAGGTCTTTGTCCTATCAGTGAAATGTATAAACCTCAATCAAACCCCATATTAAGAAGACACATTTGTGCGCTTTGATATGTCCTCCTGAAACACAAATTTCATCTCTCCACAGGTCACTCCAGCGCCCTGCGGTTCTGTTCTCCCTGCAGAAGCGTAATCCTGTTAGAAGCTCGAGCAGTCAGGCGTACTGGAATGTGCTGTGACAAGGAGAGGTTGAGTGAGTGATCTGCtctgttttaaaacagttaatatgATGAACATTTGCATACTCTTTAAATGTGATGAACGGCAGGTGCATTCATTACAAATAGTGAGCGCCGCCAAAATGAGTGACAATATTTGTGTACACGCGAGCAGATGTGACTGTATTCTGTCCACATTCAATCCTGCAGGATGGAACTTTTATTACACCAAACAATCCATACACAAATAACACGTAAGTAAGCATCTTGGTAGCCAGAATAGGAAGTGAGCTTGAATTAAGCTTTGTAGTGGCGGATTTATAGGTTTGAAGCCCTTTCATGTATAACAGAGATATATAtcattcacctaaaaaaaaacacattttttaactcggtatttttgtcttgttttccaataacatgcatttacttgaaataaaaaattatatgagaTATTAAGTCGTGTTTTTAGAGTAATTTAATAAGGTTTAtgtacaaaacaagaaaaaatactatTGGCCTGTGGCATCAGACAAATAGAcacattttcactttaaattataaaaaacaaccccactggcaaatatatatatttttaattattatttttagcataaacctcattcatttttcttttctgtaaacAATGTCATATCTCATGCTTTTTCCTTCTCAAGTTAATGTAGCTTGTTTTATGCATGGTTGCATATTAatgctggaaaacaagaaaaaaactgattatttCATTGCAGTATTCTTTCTGTAGGTCTTGTGACATTATCGTCAACATTAAACAGCATTTGCAATCCTTTTTACTTCAGTTGGCATATTTctaacttgattttatccatcagaaaTTGATTGAATGGTGAAGTATCTATGTGATATGGGattgaataaaatgcatttgaaattaagaaaaaaaaaatcaattgaaaaaGAAAGGCGTAGCAAGCtacattatattttgatgacacaTTATGAGGACAAACATGACCAGAAACGTTTATTTCCGACTTTGCTGAAGGCATATACTGTAGGTATCTATAGatacaaaaatgaattatttgtttttaatgacacacatacacatacacatacacacacacacacacacacacacacacacacacacacacacactggtttgcTCTGTTGCTGCCAGCACGACCTGCTGATTTTCAGTGGTCACATGCAAAATGTGTTGATTAGAGAAGAGCGGAGACTGCCAGATAGACCACTGTGACACACACTACTCTGTTGTCTTTTCCTTTCAGTTCAGTGCTGGACTAGATTTGTTCTCAGTGGAGAGAGCTGTGATCATCTCCCTATTTTGAGTTCTTGGCACATATGTTGTTCAACTTTCAACCTTTTTCCAGTTTAGAGTATAGTTACTTTATCCCTGGTTCTGGTTCTTCTAATCTCTCTCCTCCTGTATCTAAATCTGTTGACAGGAGTGGAAGTCCTGACCAGGGTACTAGACTGACCTTTAACTCTCAGAGGAAACTCAATTTAAATGTAAGAACTTCCTGAGAAGAGGAAAACATCCCTTCTCTGTGATGAATGCCCTTCTTAAAGTACCTTTTGCGTCGCATAATACTCTATCCAGGTGAGTGTTAGTATCCTCAGATGGTAAACTTATAGAATGTctgatgaaacataaaaatgacaagaatTTCAAATCCCTGAGTTCCAGTATAATTGGAGTTTTACGTATTTTCCGGAAGTCAATGTGCACTTTTTATCGGTCCGCCGGGAAACAAAGACATGTTTAAAGGTACTAAAGTACATCAGTGAAATCTTCAAGGAAGAACTCATTGCTGTATAAACTTTAAGCTAAGGTTTGCACCAGTGCAATTTTTAGAGAGAGCTTTAtttgaagtaaataaatgaatcattagAAACCTCAAAATGTGTTCGCACACTTAAGCTACACTTAAAATGTCATTctattagataacaaaatatcaaataaggTGATATTTATCAATTTTACATGCAAAAGATTTTACACAACATACGTTTttgaaagataaaacaaaaatcttcttATTTCAGATCAACCAACCAGATGGATGCTTTCTGTCTAAATTGTCAGTTATTGAAAGTATGGCTACATGAGACAAGGTAAACACAGTGAGGGTCTATTTATGAATATCAACTGTTTATGAATTGCTCAGCCTTCCTAAATGTTTTCAACAAGTCCAAGTAATAATTTTCTATGAAGACAAAGCACTGGTGTGCTTCCAGAGAgtgtgagagcgagagaaagacatTTCAGAGTGCTGTTC
This portion of the Cyprinus carpio isolate SPL01 chromosome A15, ASM1834038v1, whole genome shotgun sequence genome encodes:
- the LOC109103957 gene encoding NLR family CARD domain-containing protein 3: MNAEKDADYDNTCNGEKRVQQERPHSPVLSVLSMKSDKLMKMPIQLKAEDSLFNQSPEEKSDSPVPSVLSMKSDKSMKMPIQLKDGECLFDQSALERSHSPDPSVWSLKSDKSMKMPIQLKDGDSVSDQSFEERSHSPDPSVLSLKSDKSMKMPIQLKDGDSVSDQSSEERSHSPDSSVLSLKSDKSMKMPIQLKDGQSVSHQSSLLKSHSPDYSSTQITIHMRDEKNLPHQRHELQIHDREIQQRLKSYIKRKHQYIFEGLEKQGNPTLLNQIYTELYIIEEEAGGISNKHEFTRIEKTFTAAGATIPIKCSDIFRALPGQDKPIRTVLTKGVAGIGKTVSVQKFILDWAEGKENQDVQLLFPLPFREINLIKDKKFSLVSLLQTFLMRETNLHLIQNSSVVFIFDGLDECRLPLNFQSNETLQDVTKETSVDVLLTNLIVGNLLPSALIWITSRPAAADLVPSECVHRVTEVRGFNDPQKEEYFRKISDQSLADRIISHLKSSRSLFIMCHIPVCVFCWISAAVLEKMLSRAESGEIPKTLTQMYTHFLMAQINIKDTKYNEKKSKDKEMILKLGKLAYEQLDRGNLIFYEEDLRECGIDVTEASVYSGLCSQIFREEFGLYQGKVFCFVHLSVQEHLAALYVHLSFHNSRINVLEAHESGSPVTMLSLHKCAVKKAFGSRNGHLDLFLRFLMGLSLESNHSLLEGLLVTKTDSSLEREKTIEYLKQELKEQLCPNDCVLLFHCLNELNDHSLTDESQSCEKQNMSPALWRALVYKLMTSDQRSEEFELQKYGRSDDILEWLHTVIKLFTKARLNDCNLTYKGCALLTTVLTSLSNVRELDLSNNNLQDSGVEILCVGVNRSPSGAEFLRKREMERKMHSHSQHKHGNEESQLHFHHRTAGLQDKDCSLKSLKIKDIERKMHNKGLASTCGSHNQHKHGNEEIHFHLHHRTAGLQDTECSLKSLKLEKCGMTERSCTALASALSSKTCSLTDLDLSINDLQDSGVKKLCAGLQNPHCTLEKLRLSNCNVTHEGVTALTEALKSNPSHLKELDLAKNDLEESDLKVLSIILDTS